In the Sinomonas cyclohexanicum genome, GGCAGGGGCGGGGCCGGGAGGTCAGGCCGGGTTGGGGCGGGCCGGGGTCGAGGCGAGCTGGTCCGCGAAGTCCTCGGCGAAGCGGCGGAGCTGGTCCCAGTCGGTGTAGATGTGGTCGACGCTCGTGTCCGTGCTCAGGACTCCCGCCTTGCTCGCGGCGATGGTCCGCATGAGCTGCCGCTTGACGAAGCTGTACTGGGTGTAGAGCAGCGCCCCGGCGACGAGGGAGACGTGCTCGGGGTGCCAGCCGGACGCCGCCTCGAACTCCCGCACGTACTTCCGGGCCTCCTGCTCGTCCCCGACGACCCCGAGGCTCACCGAGAGGAAGGCCGAGGGGTGTGAGCCCAGCGCCCCGAGGTTGCGGGCCGCGAAGTCGATGACCGACTTGTCGTGCTTGCCGACGTGCACCGAGTCGCCGACGATGATCGCGCCGTACTCGTCCGGGACGGCGTCCATCTCGTTCACGTCCGCGACCGTGACCCCATGGCCGCGGCCCCGCAGGACGTCCGCGACGAACTCGGAGATGGTGGCCGTGTGCCCCTCGGTGGTGCCGTAGGCGATGAAGACCTGTGTCATGGCTGCTCCTCTCGCGCATCGCGTTGCTGCGTTCGCGCGGTTCTGGGTCCAGCCTAGGGTGTCTGCGCGGTGACCACAGCGGACCAAGGGCCCGATCGGCTCCGCGCTCGGGTTCGCCCTCGGCTACGAGTCCGGATGGTCCGCGCGCCCGCCGTGGGCCTCGCTGGCGGGGTGGGCGCTCTGGCCGGCGTCATACGCGGCGGCGATCCCAGGTGCCGTGGCCTGGAAGACCGTCCCGCCGCCGGGGACGACCACGTAGGCCAGGAACTCCTGGTCGAACGTGACGAGGCCGGCGGCGACGGCGTCGAGCTTGGCGCGGACGAGCACGGAGAGCTGCCGCCAGCACTGGCGCGTGGCCTCCTGCCCGGCCTTTGAACCTGGGGCCGTCCGTGGGGCAGGGAGGACCAGACGGAACTCGCGGGTGAGGGAGTGGAACCTCAGGCACGGCCTCTCGTGATCCGAGGCGAACGAGACGTCACGGGCCCCGGCCGCCGTGAGCATCGCACGGATCTCCTTCTGGAAGGCGGAGGAGGTGACAGAGGCGCCGTGGACGTAGTTGCTCCTCATGGCCTCAGCCATGCGGTTGGGCACCGCGCTGGAGTGCGGACTGCTCGCGGCATGGGAGGCGGTTCACGCGCGGCGGTACTGCGCGGTGATGGGGCACTCGAAGGGATCGCGCGCGGCCAGTCCTACCCGGTTGAGATACGCGATCACGATCCCGTAGGAGCGCCAGAGGCTCGTCTCGGTGTAGGGGACCTTCAGGTCCCGACAGTGCTCGCGGACGATCTGCCGCGCCTTGGCGAGGCGGGGCCGGGGCATGCTCGGGAAGAGGTGGTGCTCGATCTGGTAGTTCAGGCCGCCCATGAGCCAGGTGGCCCACCAGCCGCCCGCGATGTTGCGGGACGTGCGCACCTGCTTGCTGAAGAAGTCAAGCTTCGCGCCGCGGGCGATCACGGGCATGCCCTTGTGGTTCGGGGCGAAGGTCGCGCCCATGTAGAGGCCGAAGACGGCCAGCTGCACGCCGAGGAACGCGAAGGCCATTCCCACTGGCAGGAGCCAGAACAGCGGAGCGAGGAGGAGCGTGAAGCGGAGCGCGAGCAGGCCGAGTTCCGCCCAGCGGCCCTTGACCTGGCCACGCGAGAACAGGTGGCGGAAGCTGAGGAAGTGGAGGTTGATGCCCTCGAGGGTCAGCAGGGGGAAGAACAGCCAGCCCTGTCTGCGCGTGATGAGCCGTCGAAGGCCCTTCGCGGTCGAGGCGTCCTCCTCGATGAAGGAGATCGTGTCCACCTCGATGTCCGGATCGCGCCCCACGCGGTTCGGGTTGGCGTGGTGGCGGGAGTGCTTCGAGTCCCACCACGAGTAGCTCATGCCCACCACTGCTGCGAGAGCGCGGGCGAGCCTGTCGTTCGCTGGCCCGGTGGAGAGGATCTGCCGGTGTGCCGCCTCGTGCGCCACGAAGGCGACCTGGGTGAAGAGGATCCCCAGGCCTGCGGCGATCAGGAGCTGGAACCAGCTGTGGCCAAGGAGCACGGAGCCCGTCAGGAAGCCGCCGAGGACGAGGACCAGTCCTGTCCCGACGAGAGAGTAGAACCACGGCGTCCGTCGCAGCAGCCCGTCGTCGCGGACGATCTGGGACACGTGGAGGTACGCCCTGGTCAGGGGCGGGAAGGTCTCGGTGCCCGCATGAGCCTGGCGACGGATCTCGGGGCGGAGGGCGGGGCTGGCAACTGTGGCGATCAGGGCACCTTGGTCTTCGGCGTGGAAGCGTAGTTCGGGGTGGAAACGGCGTTTTGGGGAGGGGCGAGGCCTGCGGGCGGTCGCACTCGGCGACCTGCCCGCAGCGCCACTGCCTCAGAGTGCGCGGATGTTCGCGGCCTGCGGGCCCTTGGGGCCGCGCTCGGCGTCGTACTCGACCTTCTGGCCCTCTTCGAGGGAGCGGTAGCCGCTCGAGGCGATGGCGCTGTAGTGGGCGAAGACATCGGGCGTGCCGGCATCAGGCGCGATGAACCCGAAGCCCTTCTCGGAGTTGAACCATTTCACGGTGCCAGTGGCCATGGGTGATTTTTCCTTCTGGTGGTGGTGTGGCCCGGTCAGCGGGCCTCGTGCCGGGCCGGCGGCGCCGACACGGACAGGTGTGGGTGTGATGCGCGTTCTGTGCCGGGTGGCATGACAGCGCAGGTGAATGAGCAAACAGGTGAGTGAAAGGTGCGGGAGGCGACGCGCGTGGTGCGGGCGGCCGACGGCCAGGGGCCGTGTTGCCTGTTCCACCACGGATTCTTCTGCCACGCTATGGCGGAGAGCCTCTGAGGAGAAAACTGCAGATGCGAAGGCTCGTGTGTCAGAGCCCAGCGCGGACCACTTCTGCGTGGTCGGCGTTCGTATCAGTGTACACGCTCACGGGCCGCGTCCGTTCGCATCCTGTTCGTGCGCAGGCGGAGCAGGGCGATGCCGACGGCGGCGAACCAGACCCAGAGCAGCGGTCCGTACGCGGCATAGAGTGCGGTCGCGGCAAAGCGCAGCGCCTCCGCGGCGAGGCCGAGCGCGCCGGTCGCGATGCCGAGCCAGCCGATCCAGTGGGGGAGCGCGCCGCGGACCATCGGAATCGAGATCAGGAGGACCCCCAGCGGGGTCAGGATGCCCGCGAGCGTCACCGTGTTGTTCTCGGCGACGAGCGCCTCCGCGGCCGCAGCGAGGGCCGACCGCGCGCCGTCGTCCGCCGCGGCCGCGTACTGGTCGCTGAGCGTCACGAGCGCGAGGCTCCCGACGCTGCTCGTGGGCACGGCGAGAAGCGCGATCCACGACCCGGCCCCGACCACGAAGCCCAGGACCGCGAGGCTCGGGTTCGCGGGCAGAAGGACCACGAGGAGGGCGGCGAATACGACGAGCCCGAAGAGCGACGGCACGAGCCACAGCAGCTGCTGGGCGATGTAGGAGACCTTGTGGTCCGCGATGAAGCGCAGCGTCGCCTCGCCGCCGGAGACGGGCGGCGCGTCGACGAAGTAGAGGGCGAGGGCCGTGACGCCGAACGCGACGACCAGCAGCGCCGCGATGCCTGCGGTCCGATACAGCGGAACCCACAGGCGAGGAGCGGGCCAAGCTGGCGTCGTCATGCTTCCGAGGCTACCAAGGGAGCCAGGGCTGAACCCGGGGCCAAGGACCCGAGACGGGGCACGCGACCGGGCAGACACTGGGGATGAGCTGCGGATGAGGGATACAGATGACGGGTGCCCCAGATCTCGGCCGGCCGGGTGCCGGCGCGGGCAGCCCGCGCGTCGTCTACCTCGATGTCCTGAGGGTCCTGATCGTCGGAATGGTGATCGTGCACCACGCGGCGCAGCCCTATGGCCCCACCGGTGGTTTCTGGCCTGTGCGGGACACCGCGCAGAGTGACTGGTTCCGCCCGTTCTACACGGTCAACGCTGCAGTCGGCCTCGGGCTCCTGTTCCTCATCGCGGGCTTCTTCACACTGCGCTCCCTCGACCGCAAGGGCCCGCGGCGCTTTCTCCGGGAGCGGTGGACGCGGATCGGCGTCCCGCTGGTGTTCTTCATCGTGGCCGTGAACATCCCCGTGATCTACCTGGTCTCGGACCGACCGGACCTCGGGGCCTTCTTCGCATCGCTCTACGGTGGGAGCTGGCAGGCGGCCTACCTGCACCTGTGGTTCCTCGGCCACCTCCTGCTGTACTCGCTCGTGTACGTGCTGGTCTCCCTGCTCGCTGCCCGACGGGCGGGCGGTCGCGGGGTGCCTGACCGTCCTCCCGGCCGGATCGCCCGTAGGCTCGCCCGGCCGCCCGGCCACGGCGCGATCCTCGCGTTTGTGGCGATGCTCGTGGTTGTCACGTGGGTGATCCGCTGGTGGTACCCCGTGGATGCCTGGGTGGCGCTGTTCTTCGTGATGCCGGGAGAGCCTGCCAACATGGCGCAGTACGTGAGCTTGTTCATCCTCGGGACCCTCGCCTACCGCAACGCGTGGTTCCAGCGGATTCCCCGGCAGACCGGCGTCGTCTGGCTCGTGGTGGGGTTCCTGGCCGCGGCGGCCATCTATTCCTTCCAGTCGCTCGGACTCTGGGACGCCCTGACGGCGACGGGCGGGGTCGACTGGCGCTCGGCCGTGCGCGTCACGCTCGAGATCCTGGTCTGCGCGGGGCTCTCGGTGGGCCTCGTCGTGGTCCTGCGTGACGCCTTCAACCGGGAAGGCCAGCTCATCGGCGCGATGGCGAACGCCAGCTACGCCGCCTACATCCTCCACGTGTTCATCGTCGTGGCGCTGCAGGCGGCCATCCTGCAGCTTGCGTGGCCGGCCGGGGCCAAATTCACCGCAGTGGCCGTGCTCGGGCTCGTGCTCTGCTTCGGCGCCGCCCATCTCTCGGGCAAGGTTCCGGGCCTGCGCCTGCTGCTCGGCACCACACCGAGCCGGGCCGGGCCTTCCGCCTCTGACCTCGGTCACACCTCGGGCCTAGCCTGAAAGCCAGGCAGGGACCCTCTTCAAGGAAGTGGTTGTCATGAACCCGATCGTCCAGATGGTGGTGTTCTTCATCTTCGCGGTCCCGGCCTTCGTGGGCAGCGTGCTCGCCGCGTGGTTCATGTGGGCCCGATACGTGGGTCGCATCGGCACGGGCCTCACGATGCTGGTGGGCGGGGCGGCCGTGAACGCGTCGTTCCTGATCTCCGGCGCTACCTATGCGGACTTCGCCGACGACGCCAAGTTCGCCTGGGTCACCAACGCGTGGCGCGCCGTCGTGGGGCCGAACCCCGCCCTCTACATCGGCCTGCTCATCGCGTTCGAGGCTGTGGTGGGCATCCTGATCCTCTCGGGCGGCTGGCCGACCCGGGTCGGTCTGATCGCCGCGATCGCGTTCCACGTGGGGCTGGGGCTGTTCTTCACGACGTTCCTCACGTACTACGCCGCGATCATGATCGTGGGCATGGGGCTGCTGCTGTGGGCCGAGCTCCGGCCCGAGCACGCCGCGTCGGCCCGCCGGCTCACGCACCGGATCGCGTAGGCCCGCGGGATGGACCTTCCGGTTCGGCGCGGCCTCGGCCACGCGTACGCCGCGTCGGCGGTCGCGGTCGTCGGCGTGGTCCTCGCCTCGGCGCTGGGGATGGCCGGGGTCACGCTGGGACTCGCGCGGCGCTCCCTGGTCGCCCTGCTCCTGTGGCCTGGGGCGCCCACCCCCGCGCGGTCGGCGGCATCCTGGCCGCGATCGGGCTGCTGGCCTACGCCGGGCCTCCTTCTTGTTTCCGCGCTCGGAGGGGTCGTCTTCGCGGCCGCCGCGGCCCTCGATAACGCCGCAGGTGGCCTCGCCACCGAGTGGACGGTGATCATCATCCACTTGGTGATCAGTGCTGCGAGCCTTGCGGTCCTCGTGTGGTACCTCGCGGCGGTCCCGTCCGCACGACGGCGTGTTGCTGGCGCGCGCGAGCCGGGAACCCGCCGTCGTGCGAGTGGACGCGTGCCTAGGGGCGCCTGAGGAGTGTGGGGCGGAGCTCGGTCCAGTCGCGGGAGAACTGGGCCCGCGCCTCGGAGGCCCGCTGCTGTTCGAGAGCGTGGAGACGGCCGAAGCTGAACGCGTTGGCGCCCTCCGCCTGCGCCTGGACGGCGAGTTCGCGTAACACGCCTCGGCTCACGACGCTGTCCTGGAGGATTCCGAGCGTCTCCTGGATCTGCTCGGCCGCCCTGGCCAGCTTCGTGGCCCGCTTGCCCAGGACCGGCGCCGCCGCTTCGGCTCCGTACCGCAGGCGCTTGGCGCTCTTCCGCACCTCGTGGAGTGCGGCGTCGAACGCGGCCTCGTCCGAATCGGCGGCGTCCTCCGCCTCCTCAGCAGCACTGACAGCGTTCACAAGCCGTCCGATGTCCCTGGCAACGAGCCGGGCCGCGGCCTTGTGCGCCTTCTTCGCGGCGAGCTGCGTCAGCGGAGGATCGGCGAGGAACGCGTCGAGCGCGTCGAGCAGGCGGAAGTACCGTTGGCTGGACATCGCCTCGAGCCCCGCGGCGTGCGCCTCCCGGTACTGGCTGGCGGACGATTCAGCGATCCGCAGCACCACCGGGCCCATGAGCAGATCGGCGGGCTCGGCCGCGGAGAGGGCCTTCAGCCGATCACGCATGACCTCGATGTCGCGTGCGCGGCCGACCTCTCCGGCCAGCCATTGCAGCTCCTGCCGAAGGCGGTTGGCAGTATCGGCGTCGGTGAGCTTCCTGTACGTCGCCAAGGCGGACCGCATGCGGCGGGCGCTAACGCGCAGTTGATGCACCGAGTCTGGCGCGTCTTCCCTCACCGCCGGGTCGACGGCCTTGAGGGTGTCCACATGGTTCTGAACGTACGCGAGGAGGACCTTCCCCGCGGGCCCCTTGCGTTTGGGCCGCTTCAACGGCTTCTTCGTGGTGGGGTGCGCCGGGCCGAGGGCACGGGCCAGCTTCGACTGCACCTCCGCGCGGTTCACACCGACGGCAGCCAGGAGGTCGTCGGCCGCCGTGAGGATGTCCTCAGAGCCCCTGAGCAGCTCGATCTCCCATTCGCGCCAGAACTGCAGCAGGCCCTCGCCGATCGGTGCCTCTGATTCGACGCGGTCGTCGCAGAACTCCGCCAGCACCACGTTGTCTGTGCCGAGCAGGGGGGTGGCGGTGCGCCGGGTCCTGAGCTGGGCGATGGGGAGGAGGTCCTTGTCCCGGACGTGGACGCGCACCAGGGCGCGGAGCCGTTCCGGCACGGCGCCTCCGTCCGGGCCCAGAGGCTCCCTGATCTCACGGCGGGCGCTCGGGCCCGCGGGGAGCTTCAGATGCCACCCGGCATCCGGGCCTCCCCTGCGTCGCCGCAGGGTAATCCCGTGGCCGGCCAGCGTGAAGTCATCCGTGTCGAAGTACACCGCCTCCAGATCAAGGCTCACGGGCGGCCCCGTCCGCTCCACGTGCGGCAGGTCGGTCAGGGGCGGGACCGAGGTGTCCTGGCCGACGGTGTACTTCCGCTCCACCTCGACGGTGCTCAGAGCAGCCATGGCTCCACTGTACGGACCCCTCCGCACGCAGGGCATCGGGCGAAGGACCCTCGTTCTGGCGCCGTCCCTACTCGTCCCCCGCCAGATGCAGCGAGGCGGCCTGGAGGATCGCTTCGACGTCGGCGTCCGGGTCGTCCGCCCGGTAGGAGTCGGCGACCGACTTGAACCCGATCGCCATCCCGAGCACCAGCCGCGTGTAGCTGGGGGCGAGCGCCTCGATGACCTTGCGGATCACCTCGGGGAGGATCTCGCGGAGTGCCTCGGCCTGGTTGGCGGAGCCGCCGGAGAAGGTGACTGATACGTCGTCGTCCACCCGGGCGAGGGTCTTGAGTGACTCCTTGAACATCTCGGTCGCTGCAGGGTCGTCGGGCTCCCACGTGAGGGCCGCGGTCAGGATGCCGATGCCCCGCTGGATCATCTCCGTGTCATCGCTCATGACTCCATCGTGCACCGGGTCCGCTCAGTGCGCTCCGATCTCCTCCGGTGCGCACGACGGCGCCCCTCGCCTCGCGCCCGAGCGCGGGCTCGCCGTCGCGTTGGCGGCCTTGGCCAGTGGAAAGCTATGGTGAGGGTCGGCGCCGCACTCGCGTCAATGGGGACGCCCCTTCGCGGGGCATGGGGGAAGGGGGGGTGCCACTGCCATGAGCAGGGCATCGAAGATCTGGATCATCGTGGGAAGCATCGTCGTGGGCCTCATCCTGCTCGGTGTGATCCCCGTCGTCGTGTCGGTCATTGCCGCGGTCGGCTTCGTCATCGGACTCGTCTGGCTATTCCGCCGCTCCAAGTACGTCCGCCGCGGTCCGGCCGTCGCACTGGTGGCGGGATCGCTCGTGGTGTTCGGCATGAGCACGGCCGTCGCCGGGAGCCGGTCCGCACCCACAGCGCCGACAACCCCGGCGAACTTCGCCGGATCAGGCGGGACGCTGACGCCGAGTCCGACGCCGACCGCTTCCGCGTGCGCGACGCCCACACCGACGGTCACCGTCACCGCGACCGCAGTGTCCACCGCGTCGACGACTGCGTTGGCCTCGCCGAGCTCGACGCCGAGCTCGACCTTCTCGTCGGCGAGGCCTTCCGCGTCGTGGTCATCGTGCCCGACGTCCACATCGACCGTGTTCGTCGCGGCGCACCACGAGAACGACGTCTGCATCATCGACGCCGAACGCTACGCCGCGGCCGGTGTGGACCTGGTCTGCACCAAAGACGCCGCCGGCAGTCTCGTGTGGACCGACAAGGCGACCGCGGACAAGCGCGCAGCCGACGCCAAGGCGGCCCAGGACGCCGAAGCCGCGCGCCTTGCCGAACAGCAGCGACAGGCGGAGGCTGCACGCCAGCAGCAGGCGCAGCAGCCTGCGCCGGCACCTGTCGCCCCCGCGCCTGCAGCTCCGGCGCCGCCTGCCCCGCCCGCGCCGGTCCCCGGATCGGTTACCGCTGGTGCATTCTGCAGCTCCTCTCAGGCGGGGGCTGTCGGGCACACATCGACTGGCCTGACCGTCTACTGCACCAAGGATGCGGGCGGATCCCGCTATCGCTGGCGGCAGTAGCGGCGAATGCGCACTCGCAGCGGCCAGAACTCGCCCGTCGGGCACGACGGCGGGGCGCGCACCCGCCGTCGTGCGCTCGCCGACTGGCATCCACCCGAGGCGCTGAACCGAGGGGCATACTTGGGTCCATGCCGACTCCGAGCAGCGCAGCCGACAGCCGCGGCCGAGACTGGTTCCACCGCGCCGTCGTGTACCAGGTCTACCCGCGCAGCTTCGCCGATTCGGATGGCGACGGGATCGGGGACCTGAAGGGGATCATCGGCAAGCTCGACTACCTTGCGCACCTCGGCGTCGACGCCGTGTGGCTCTCTCCGGTCTACCGTTCCCCGCAGGACGACAACGGATATGACATCAGCGACTACCAGGACGTCGACCCGCTCTTCGGCACGCTCGAGGACCTGGACGAGCTCATCGAGGGCCTCCATGCCCGCGGGATGAAGCTCGTCATGGACCTCGTGGTCAACCACACGTCGGACGAGCACCCGTGGTTCGCCGAGTCGCGCTCCTCGCGGGATTCCTCCAAGCGCGACTGGTACTGGTGGCGCCCGCCCCGGCCGGGCCACGAGCCCGGGACCCCCGGCGCGGAGCCGAACAACTGGGCGTCGTTCTTCTCCGGTCCGGTTTGGGAGTACGACGAGCACACCGGCGAGTACTACCTCCACCTCTTCTCCCGGAAGCAGCCGGACCTGAACTGGGAGAACCCCGAAGTGCGCCGCGCGGTCTACGCGATGATGAACTGGTGGCTGGACCGCGGCGTGGACGGGTTCCGCATGGACGTGGTCAACTTCCTCTCCAAGGACCCCGCCCTGCCGGACAGGCCGCTCGCTGAGGGCGAGCTCTACAGCCACGACCGCACCGGCTACGTGTGCGGCCCGCGCATCCACGAATACCTCCAGGAGATGCACCGCGAGGTGTTCGCCGCCCGCGGCCCCGGCCTGCTGACGGTGGGGGAGATGCCGGACGTCACGCTGGAAGAGGCGGTCCTGTTCACTGACCCCGCCCGGTCGGAGCTGGACATGGTCTTCCAGTTCGAGCACGTGAACCTGGACTGGGACGGCGGGAAGTGGCGGCGGAAGGAGCTCCGGCTCACCGACCTCAAGGCGTCCCTCGGCCGCTGGCAGGAGGGGCTCGGGGAGCGGGGGTGGAACAGCCTGTACTGGGGCAACCACGACCAGCCGCGCGCGGTCTCCCGCTTCGGCGACGACGGCGCCTACCGTGAGCTGTCGGCGAAGATGCTCGCCGGCGTCCTGCACCTCCACCGCGGCACGCCGTACGTCTACCAGGGTGACGAGCTCGGCATGACGAACATGCCCTTCGCCGCGATCGAGGACCACCGGGACATCGAGGTCCTCAACCACTACCGCGAGGCCACGGGCGCGCTGGGGCTCGATCCGGCCGAGGTCCTCGCCGCGATCGGGCCGCTCAACCGCGACAACGCCCGCACACCCGTCCAGTGGGACTCCGGCCCGAACGCGGGCTTCACCACGGGCACCCCGTGGATCGCGGTCAACCCGAACACCGCCGAGATCAATGCGGCCGAGCAGCTGGGCCGCCCGGACTCCGTGCTCACCTTCTACCGTGAGCTCATCCGGCTCCGCCACGACCTGCCCGTCATCGCCGACGGCGACTTCACGATGCTCCTGCCGGACCATGAGGCGGTGTACGCGTTCGTCCGACGGCTCGGGGGCCACGAGCTGCTCGTCCTGGGCAACTTCTCCGGCGAGCAGCAGGCCGTGGACGTCGGCGACCCGAGCTGGGCCGGGGCCCGCATCCTGCTCGGGAACTACCCCGACGCGGCCGAAGCCCGCGGGCTGGACCTGCGCCCGTGGGAGTTCGCCTGCCGCCTCCGCCCTGTCGGCTGAGCGCCCTGGGGTCGAAACCCGCGCACGACGCCGGTGAGGCGCCACGCGCGGGTGCGTCACCGGCGTCGTGCGTGGGTATAGGCGGGAGGTGCCGCGGCGCCCTCCGGGTCGGCCCCAGCTGAGGCCGAGGCGCCCTTGCTAGGGTGTGCCGCGGTCAAGCAAGCCCTTCAACGAAAGGTGTCACCATGCGAGCCATCCAGATCCCCGCCCCGGGCGAGGCCTTTGAAACCGTCGACCGCGACGTCCCCCACGTCCCGTTCGGCCACGTCCTCGTGCGCGTCTCCGCGTGCGGTGTCTGCCACAGCGACACGATGCCAGGTGCGGGCATGGCGTCGTCCTACCCGCGGATCCCCGGGCATGAGGTGGCCGGGACGGTCGAGACGCTCGGCGAGGGCGTCGAGCAGTGGGAGCCGGGCCGGCGGGTGGGCGTCGGCTGGTTCGGCGGCGCCTGCTTCGTGTGCGACGCGTGCCGCGACGGCGACTTCATCTCGTGCCGGGTCGGCAAGGTCACCGGCCTGACGTCCGACGGCGGGTACGCCGAATTCGTCGTCGCGCCTGCCGACGCCCTCGCTGCCATCCCGGACGCGCTCACCGACGAGGAGGCCGCGCCGCTCATGTGCGCCGGCGTGACCACGTTCAACGGGCTCCGCCAGAGCGGCGCCCGGCCCGGCGACGTCGTGGCCGTGCTCGGCCTCGGCGGCCTCGGCCACCTCGGCGTGCAGTTCGCGGCCCGGATGGGGTTCGAGACGGTCGCGATCGCCCGTGGGGCCGAGAAGGAGCAGTTCGCGCGCGAGCTCGGGGCCCACCACTACATCGACAGCACGGCGGACGACGTCGCCGCCTCCCTCACTGCCCTCGGTGGGGCGGACGTCGTCCTCGCCACGGTGACCGACGCGGGCGCGATGACCGCGACCATCGGCGGCCTCGCCCCGCGGGGGAAGCTCGTGGTGCTCGGCGTCCCGCACGAGCCCCTGGCCGTGAACCCCGGGCAGATCATCGGCGGCAGCCAGTCGGTGGCCGGCCACGCGTCCGGGTCGGCGAAGGACTCGGAGGACACGCTCCGGTTCGCGGCCCTCACCGGCGTGCGCCCGCTCATCGAGACGTACCCGCTCGAGAAGGCCAGCGACGGGTTCGACCGCATGATGTCCGGCAGGGCCCGCTTCCGGGTGGTCCTCACCGCGGACTGAGGCGTCCCGCCCGGCGCCACTCGCCCTCGCCCCGACGGGCGCACGACGCCGGCGTCTCGCCCCCGAAGGCGAGTCGCCGGCGTCGTGGTTGAGTCCCTGGAGCGGCCCGCGCGCCCGATTCATCGGTAGAAGTGAACAGTATTGGCCCAGAAAAGTCGCTTTACCTCACGGGTGCGGTCTCCCGATACTTTTTCGGGGATTGATGTGGCCGGCGTCACGAGGGCGGTGGCCGGAGAACAGGCGGGAGTCGAGGATGAGTCAGCAGGACACGCGGTCGGTGTGGCGCCGCAAGCCGCTGGACGCGATCGAGGAAGAGAGCGGGAAGAGCGGCCTGCACAAGAGCCTTGGGCTGTGGCAGCTCACGGCCATCGGCGTGGGCGGGATCATCGGTGTCGGCATCTTCTCCCTCGCCGGCCTCGTGGCGCACGGCGACGCGGACAACCCCGGCGTCGGGCCCGCGGTGCTCATCTCGTTCCTCATCGCGGGGCTGGCCTCGGCCGCCGCGGCGCTCTCCTACGCCGAGTTCGCGGGCATGATCCCGCGCGCCGGGTCCGCGTATACGTACGGTTCGGTGGCGCTCGGGGAGCTCGCCGGCTGGTTCATCGGCTGGGACCTGCTGCTCGAGTACATCGCGATCGTCGCGGTCGTGGCGATCGGCATCTCGGGTTACCTCGACGCGTTCCTGGGCGGCTTCGGCGTCCACCTGCCGGTGTGGATGAGCTCGACCATGGACGAGGGCAAGGGCGGCGTCATCAACCTGCCGGCCATCATCATCTGCCTGCTCGTCACCCTGATCCTCAGCCGCGGGACGAAGACGTTCGGCCGGTTCGAGCTCGGCGTGGTGATCATCAAGGTGGTCCTGATCCTGTTCATCGTCGGCCTCGGCGTGTTCTACATCAACAC is a window encoding:
- a CDS encoding flavodoxin domain-containing protein, translating into MTQVFIAYGTTEGHTATISEFVADVLRGRGHGVTVADVNEMDAVPDEYGAIIVGDSVHVGKHDKSVIDFAARNLGALGSHPSAFLSVSLGVVGDEQEARKYVREFEAASGWHPEHVSLVAGALLYTQYSFVKRQLMRTIAASKAGVLSTDTSVDHIYTDWDQLRRFAEDFADQLASTPARPNPA
- a CDS encoding fatty acid desaturase family protein, giving the protein MRRQAHAGTETFPPLTRAYLHVSQIVRDDGLLRRTPWFYSLVGTGLVLVLGGFLTGSVLLGHSWFQLLIAAGLGILFTQVAFVAHEAAHRQILSTGPANDRLARALAAVVGMSYSWWDSKHSRHHANPNRVGRDPDIEVDTISFIEEDASTAKGLRRLITRRQGWLFFPLLTLEGINLHFLSFRHLFSRGQVKGRWAELGLLALRFTLLLAPLFWLLPVGMAFAFLGVQLAVFGLYMGATFAPNHKGMPVIARGAKLDFFSKQVRTSRNIAGGWWATWLMGGLNYQIEHHLFPSMPRPRLAKARQIVREHCRDLKVPYTETSLWRSYGIVIAYLNRVGLAARDPFECPITAQYRRA
- a CDS encoding cold-shock protein, with amino-acid sequence MATGTVKWFNSEKGFGFIAPDAGTPDVFAHYSAIASSGYRSLEEGQKVEYDAERGPKGPQAANIRAL
- a CDS encoding DUF4386 family protein; this translates as MTTPAWPAPRLWVPLYRTAGIAALLVVAFGVTALALYFVDAPPVSGGEATLRFIADHKVSYIAQQLLWLVPSLFGLVVFAALLVVLLPANPSLAVLGFVVGAGSWIALLAVPTSSVGSLALVTLSDQYAAAADDGARSALAAAAEALVAENNTVTLAGILTPLGVLLISIPMVRGALPHWIGWLGIATGALGLAAEALRFAATALYAAYGPLLWVWFAAVGIALLRLRTNRMRTDAARERVH
- a CDS encoding acyltransferase family protein; the encoded protein is MTGAPDLGRPGAGAGSPRVVYLDVLRVLIVGMVIVHHAAQPYGPTGGFWPVRDTAQSDWFRPFYTVNAAVGLGLLFLIAGFFTLRSLDRKGPRRFLRERWTRIGVPLVFFIVAVNIPVIYLVSDRPDLGAFFASLYGGSWQAAYLHLWFLGHLLLYSLVYVLVSLLAARRAGGRGVPDRPPGRIARRLARPPGHGAILAFVAMLVVVTWVIRWWYPVDAWVALFFVMPGEPANMAQYVSLFILGTLAYRNAWFQRIPRQTGVVWLVVGFLAAAAIYSFQSLGLWDALTATGGVDWRSAVRVTLEILVCAGLSVGLVVVLRDAFNREGQLIGAMANASYAAYILHVFIVVALQAAILQLAWPAGAKFTAVAVLGLVLCFGAAHLSGKVPGLRLLLGTTPSRAGPSASDLGHTSGLA
- a CDS encoding CYTH and CHAD domain-containing protein codes for the protein MAALSTVEVERKYTVGQDTSVPPLTDLPHVERTGPPVSLDLEAVYFDTDDFTLAGHGITLRRRRGGPDAGWHLKLPAGPSARREIREPLGPDGGAVPERLRALVRVHVRDKDLLPIAQLRTRRTATPLLGTDNVVLAEFCDDRVESEAPIGEGLLQFWREWEIELLRGSEDILTAADDLLAAVGVNRAEVQSKLARALGPAHPTTKKPLKRPKRKGPAGKVLLAYVQNHVDTLKAVDPAVREDAPDSVHQLRVSARRMRSALATYRKLTDADTANRLRQELQWLAGEVGRARDIEVMRDRLKALSAAEPADLLMGPVVLRIAESSASQYREAHAAGLEAMSSQRYFRLLDALDAFLADPPLTQLAAKKAHKAAARLVARDIGRLVNAVSAAEEAEDAADSDEAAFDAALHEVRKSAKRLRYGAEAAAPVLGKRATKLARAAEQIQETLGILQDSVVSRGVLRELAVQAQAEGANAFSFGRLHALEQQRASEARAQFSRDWTELRPTLLRRP
- a CDS encoding glycoside hydrolase family 13 protein encodes the protein MPTPSSAADSRGRDWFHRAVVYQVYPRSFADSDGDGIGDLKGIIGKLDYLAHLGVDAVWLSPVYRSPQDDNGYDISDYQDVDPLFGTLEDLDELIEGLHARGMKLVMDLVVNHTSDEHPWFAESRSSRDSSKRDWYWWRPPRPGHEPGTPGAEPNNWASFFSGPVWEYDEHTGEYYLHLFSRKQPDLNWENPEVRRAVYAMMNWWLDRGVDGFRMDVVNFLSKDPALPDRPLAEGELYSHDRTGYVCGPRIHEYLQEMHREVFAARGPGLLTVGEMPDVTLEEAVLFTDPARSELDMVFQFEHVNLDWDGGKWRRKELRLTDLKASLGRWQEGLGERGWNSLYWGNHDQPRAVSRFGDDGAYRELSAKMLAGVLHLHRGTPYVYQGDELGMTNMPFAAIEDHRDIEVLNHYREATGALGLDPAEVLAAIGPLNRDNARTPVQWDSGPNAGFTTGTPWIAVNPNTAEINAAEQLGRPDSVLTFYRELIRLRHDLPVIADGDFTMLLPDHEAVYAFVRRLGGHELLVLGNFSGEQQAVDVGDPSWAGARILLGNYPDAAEARGLDLRPWEFACRLRPVG